A genomic window from Salmo salar chromosome ssa23, Ssal_v3.1, whole genome shotgun sequence includes:
- the LOC123729828 gene encoding extensin-3-like, with translation MSPHWSYLIKEPPPRFYLIKEPPPRSYLIKVSPPWSYLIKESPHWSYLIKESPHWSNLIKEPPPRSYLIKESPPWFYLIKESPHWSYLIKESPPWSCLIKESPPWFYLIKESPHWSYLIKESPPWSCLIKESPPRSYLIKESPHWSYLIKESPPWSCLIKESPPWSCLIKESPPWSCLIKESPPWSCLIKESPLWSCLIKESPPLSCLIKESPLWSYLIKESPPWSCLIKESPLWSYLIKESPPWSCLIKESPPWFCLIKESPPWSCLIKESPPWSCLIKESPLWSCLIKESPPWSCLIKESPPWSCLIKESPPWFYFIKESPHWSYLIKESPPWSYLIKESPHWSYLIKESPPWSCLIKESPPRSYLIKESPHWSYLIKESPPWSCLIKESPPWSCLIKESPPWSCLIKESPLWSCLIKESPPLSCLIKESPLWSYLIKESPPWSCLIKESPLWSYLIKESPPWSCLIKESPPWFCLIKESPPWSCLIKESPPWSCLIKESPLWSCLIKESPPWSCLIKESPPWSCLIKESPPWFYLIKESPHWSYLIKESPPWSYLIKESPHWSYLIKESPPWSCLIKESPPWSCLIKESPPWSCLIKESPLWSCLIKESPPWSCLIKESPPWSCLIKKSPLWSYLIKESPPWSCLIKGTPTWSYLVWNH, from the coding sequence ATGTCTCCACACTGGTCCTAcctcatcaaggagcctccacccCGGTTCTAcctcatcaaggagcctccacccCGGTCCTACCTCATCAAGGTGTCTCCACCCTGGTCCTACCTCATCAAGGAGTCTCCACACTGGTCCTACCTCATCAAGGAGTCTCCACACTGGTCCAAcctcatcaaggagcctccacccCGGTCCTACCTCATCAAGGAGTCTCCACCCTGGTTCTACCTCATCAAGGAGTCTCCACACTGGTCCTACCTCATCAAGGAGTCTCCACCCTGGTCCTGCCTCATCAAGGAGTCTCCACCCTGGTTCTACCTCATCAAGGAGTCTCCACACTGGTCCTACCTCATCAAGGAGTCTCCACCCTGGTCCTGCCTCATCAAGGAGTCTCCACCCAGGTCCTACCTCATCAAGGAGTCTCCACACTGGTCCTACCTCATCAAGGAGTCTCCACCCTGGTCCTGCCTCATCAAGGAGTCTCCACCCTGGTCCTGCCTTATCAAGGAGTCTCCACCCTGGTCCTGCCTTATCAAGGAGTCTCCACCCTGGTCCTGCCTCATCAAGGAGTCTCCATTATGGTCCTGTCTCATCAAGGAGTCTCCACCCTTGTCCTGTCTCATCAAGGAGTCTCCATTATGGTCCTACCTCATCAAGGAGTCTCCACCCTGGTCCTGTCTCATCAAGGAGTCTCCATTATGGTCCTACCTCATCAAGGAGTCTCCACCCTGGTCCTGCCTTATCAAGGAGTCTCCACCCTGGTTCTGCCTCATCAAGGAGTCTCCACCTTGGTCCTGCCTTATCAAGGAGTCTCCACCCTGGTCCTGCCTCATCAAGGAGTCTCCATTATGGTCCTGTCTCATCAAGGAGTCTCCACCCTGGTCCTGCCTCATCAAGGAGTCTCCACCCTGGTCCTGCCTTATCAAGGAGTCTCCACCCTGGTTCTACTTCATCAAGGAGTCTCCACACTGGTCCTACCTCATCAAGGAGTCTCCACCCTGGTCCTACCTCATCAAGGAGTCTCCACACTGGTCCTACCTCATCAAGGAGTCTCCACCCTGGTCCTGCCTCATCAAGGAGTCTCCACCCAGGTCCTACCTCATCAAGGAGTCTCCACACTGGTCCTACCTCATCAAGGAGTCTCCACCCTGGTCCTGCCTCATCAAGGAGTCTCCACCCTGGTCCTGCCTTATCAAGGAGTCTCCACCCTGGTCCTGCCTCATCAAGGAGTCTCCATTATGGTCCTGTCTCATCAAGGAGTCTCCACCCTTGTCCTGTCTCATCAAGGAGTCTCCATTATGGTCCTACCTCATCAAGGAGTCTCCACCCTGGTCCTGTCTCATCAAGGAGTCTCCATTATGGTCCTACCTCATCAAGGAGTCTCCACCCTGGTCCTGCCTTATCAAGGAGTCTCCACCCTGGTTCTGCCTCATCAAGGAGTCTCCACCTTGGTCCTGCCTTATCAAGGAGTCTCCACCCTGGTCCTGCCTCATCAAGGAGTCTCCATTATGGTCCTGTCTCATCAAGGAGTCTCCACCCTGGTCCTGCCTCATCAAGGAGTCTCCACCCTGGTCCTGCCTTATCAAGGAGTCTCCACCCTGGTTCTACCTCATCAAGGAGTCTCCACACTGGTCCTACCTCATCAAGGAGTCTCCACCCTGGTCCTACCTCATCAAGGAGTCTCCACACTGGTCCTACCTCATCAAGGAGTCTCCACCCTGGTCCTGCCTCATCAAGGAGTCTCCACCCTGGTCCTGCCTCATCAAGGAGTCTCCACCCTGGTCCTGCCTCATCAAGGAGTCTCCATTATGGTCCTGTCTCATCAAGGAGTCTCCACCCTGGTCCTGTCTCATTAAGGAGTCTCCACCCTGGTCCTGTCTCATCAAGAAGTCTCCATTATGGTCCTACCTCATCAAGGAGTCTCCACCCTGGTCCTGTCTCATCAAGGGGACTCCAACGTGGTCCTATCTGGTTTGGAACCACTGA